The proteins below come from a single Gimesia alba genomic window:
- a CDS encoding tRNA (cytidine(34)-2'-O)-methyltransferase, with product MSSSSEPSMHVVLYQPDIPQNTGNIGRTCVAVGAKLWLVRPLGFKLDEKHLRRAGMDYWQHLNWEAVDSLAEVQEQLSDRTWWKLTKFATRFVWEAELEPGQVFLFGSESNGLPPRILEESPDSNLKLPMYEQVRSLNLASTATAVMYEAVRQFGGLP from the coding sequence ATGTCATCATCGTCTGAGCCTTCAATGCACGTTGTCCTTTACCAGCCGGATATCCCGCAGAATACCGGCAATATCGGCCGCACCTGCGTGGCCGTCGGTGCCAAATTGTGGCTGGTCAGACCTCTGGGCTTTAAGCTCGATGAAAAGCATTTACGACGTGCCGGCATGGACTACTGGCAGCATTTGAACTGGGAAGCAGTCGACAGTCTGGCGGAAGTGCAGGAACAGCTCTCTGACAGGACATGGTGGAAGCTGACCAAGTTCGCAACCCGCTTCGTCTGGGAGGCGGAGTTGGAACCGGGACAGGTCTTCTTGTTTGGCAGTGAAAGCAACGGCCTGCCCCCCCGCATTCTGGAAGAGTCCCCCGATTCCAATCTGAAACTGCCGATGTATGAGCAGGTTCGCAGCCTGAATTTAGCGAGCACCGCGACCGCCGTGATGTACGAAGCGGTGCGACAGTTTGGGGGACTCCCCTGA
- a CDS encoding class I tRNA ligase family protein: MFQKVSDASFIQGEHEILKFWEDNQTFDQLRKKNKGKPKWSFIDGPMTANNPMGVHHAWGRAYKDAYQRYYAMTGHELRFQNGFDCQGLWVEVEVEKELGYGTKQEVVAHGIDKFVNECKKRVLRFAARQTEQSVRLGYWMDWDNPDELRNLAEYVGKDTEVTLTAPSGKQITDKADMLVSKLGNAEWGGSYFTFSTENNETIWTFLKKCFERGKVYRGHDVMPWSGRGGSAYSQMEVADGRKLSVHRSVFVRFPLKDRENEYLLIWTTTPWTLTSNVAAAINPDLDYVKLQSKKDDAIYYFAKDNLEYQRLSREFKEGFGKPEWSWPKEVPKLKTLAQIFKEQGGYEILDTIKGAAMVDWEYEGPFDDLPAQQSPGGYPSDESLLDQTGVSCHKVVDGGRDFKGNPHVVAGEGTGIVHTAPGCGDVDHQLGKQLGLVAIAPLGEDGRFEDGFGEFTGKEAIDPATPELVFERLKEKGLLVYVEQYPHIYPHCWRTGDELIFRLVDEWFINMDWREEIKDVTRQIDWVPSSIDGEQHELEWLTNMRDWMVSKKRFWGLALPIWVDEETGDFEVIGSLDELKERAVEGWDALKGHTPHRPWIDQVKLQNPKTGNLMSRIPDVGNPWLDAGIVPFSTMQYNTNQEEWKKWYPADLVTECFPGQFRNWFYALLSMATMMDGTPPFKTLLGYRLVLNEEGKPMHKSDGTAIWFEEAAEQLGVDTMRWMYLAHNPASDLRFGMRNPEQQVTLNTPEGPISETKEGAPTCLVESKPADEIRRQVLIPLWNSYAFFVNYARLDEFDPAQERVPVANRPEIDRWILSNLQALLASAKTEIEAFNIAGFLKNAAAFIDDLSNWYIRRNRRRFWRSQDANDTDKLAAYQTLFEVLVTLSKALAPSIPFLSERIYQNLVTSWDDSAPNSVHLCDYPLCDDSLLDEELNFRALQAQIVVKLGHKLRDESNQRVRQPLAELRFACQTAQQSEAIESLANTIEEELNIKQVTRCENLDDLVSYTYKPNLKTLGPKYGKLLGMLRKDLPEVGDAVLGPLRRGESVSLEISGNQIDLEPEDVLVGTEQAADWVCSDDQGIQIAISTKLTPELEKEGMARDFVRQVQQLRKEADLEIEDRIKVYFNSNGATEVEQAVSTWSDYILGETLGDQLKPSDSAADTKEVTIGNSKVGIRIEKS; encoded by the coding sequence ATGTTTCAAAAAGTCAGCGATGCCAGCTTCATTCAAGGTGAACACGAAATCCTCAAATTCTGGGAAGACAACCAGACTTTTGATCAGCTTCGCAAAAAAAACAAAGGCAAACCCAAGTGGAGCTTCATTGACGGCCCCATGACGGCCAATAACCCCATGGGCGTTCACCATGCCTGGGGGCGCGCCTACAAAGACGCCTACCAGCGTTATTACGCCATGACGGGACACGAACTGCGATTCCAGAATGGTTTCGACTGCCAGGGGCTCTGGGTCGAAGTCGAAGTGGAAAAAGAGCTGGGCTATGGAACCAAACAGGAAGTCGTCGCACACGGCATCGATAAATTCGTCAACGAATGCAAAAAACGCGTCCTGCGTTTCGCTGCCCGTCAAACAGAACAGTCGGTGCGACTGGGTTACTGGATGGACTGGGATAATCCCGACGAACTGCGCAATCTTGCAGAGTACGTCGGCAAAGATACCGAAGTCACGCTCACAGCCCCCAGTGGAAAGCAGATCACCGACAAAGCAGACATGCTGGTTTCAAAATTGGGGAATGCCGAATGGGGGGGCAGCTATTTCACCTTCTCCACCGAAAATAACGAAACCATCTGGACCTTCCTCAAAAAGTGTTTTGAACGCGGCAAAGTCTATCGCGGCCATGATGTCATGCCCTGGTCAGGTCGGGGAGGCAGTGCCTACAGTCAGATGGAAGTCGCAGACGGACGAAAGCTCTCTGTGCATCGTTCCGTCTTCGTCCGGTTCCCCCTTAAGGACCGTGAAAATGAATATCTGCTGATCTGGACGACGACTCCCTGGACACTCACCAGTAACGTCGCGGCGGCCATCAACCCCGATCTGGATTATGTCAAATTGCAGTCCAAAAAAGATGACGCCATCTACTACTTCGCCAAAGACAACCTGGAATACCAGCGACTGAGCCGGGAGTTTAAAGAAGGCTTCGGCAAACCCGAGTGGTCCTGGCCGAAAGAGGTTCCCAAACTGAAAACGCTGGCCCAGATCTTTAAAGAGCAGGGGGGCTATGAAATTCTCGACACCATCAAAGGAGCCGCCATGGTGGACTGGGAATACGAGGGTCCCTTCGATGATCTTCCCGCCCAACAATCACCGGGCGGCTATCCCAGTGATGAATCGTTACTCGATCAAACCGGAGTCTCTTGTCATAAAGTGGTTGACGGCGGTCGCGATTTCAAAGGCAATCCGCACGTCGTCGCTGGCGAAGGGACCGGTATCGTGCATACCGCTCCCGGCTGTGGTGATGTTGACCATCAACTGGGCAAGCAGTTAGGACTGGTGGCAATCGCCCCGCTTGGCGAGGATGGCCGCTTCGAAGACGGATTCGGTGAATTCACCGGCAAAGAAGCCATTGATCCTGCCACACCCGAGCTGGTGTTCGAACGGCTGAAAGAAAAAGGGCTGCTGGTCTACGTCGAACAGTACCCGCACATCTACCCGCACTGCTGGCGTACCGGCGATGAACTGATTTTCCGTCTGGTCGATGAATGGTTCATCAACATGGACTGGCGCGAAGAGATCAAAGATGTCACCCGTCAAATCGACTGGGTTCCTTCCAGCATTGATGGTGAGCAGCATGAGCTGGAATGGCTTACCAACATGCGGGACTGGATGGTCTCCAAGAAACGCTTCTGGGGCCTGGCGCTGCCGATCTGGGTCGATGAAGAAACGGGTGATTTTGAAGTCATTGGCTCCCTGGACGAACTGAAAGAACGTGCGGTTGAAGGCTGGGACGCTCTGAAAGGACACACGCCGCACCGTCCCTGGATCGATCAGGTCAAGCTGCAAAACCCCAAAACGGGCAATCTGATGTCGCGCATCCCCGATGTCGGAAACCCCTGGCTGGATGCAGGAATCGTGCCGTTTTCGACAATGCAATACAATACGAATCAGGAAGAATGGAAGAAGTGGTATCCAGCGGATCTCGTCACCGAGTGTTTCCCCGGTCAGTTCCGTAACTGGTTCTACGCGTTACTCTCGATGGCCACGATGATGGACGGCACGCCGCCGTTCAAGACCCTGCTCGGCTATCGACTGGTGTTGAATGAAGAAGGCAAGCCGATGCACAAATCGGATGGAACCGCCATCTGGTTTGAAGAAGCCGCCGAGCAGTTGGGCGTCGATACGATGCGCTGGATGTATCTGGCACACAACCCGGCATCTGACCTGCGATTCGGCATGCGGAACCCGGAACAACAGGTGACGCTGAATACGCCGGAAGGCCCGATCAGCGAAACGAAAGAGGGCGCTCCCACCTGTCTGGTGGAAAGTAAACCGGCCGATGAAATTCGCCGTCAGGTTCTGATTCCGCTTTGGAATTCGTATGCCTTCTTTGTGAACTATGCGCGCCTGGATGAATTTGATCCTGCTCAGGAACGTGTCCCCGTGGCAAATCGTCCCGAAATCGATCGTTGGATCTTATCCAATCTGCAAGCTTTACTCGCATCTGCCAAAACGGAAATCGAAGCCTTTAACATCGCCGGTTTCCTCAAGAATGCGGCCGCCTTCATCGATGACCTGTCGAATTGGTACATCAGACGAAACCGACGTCGATTCTGGCGTTCTCAAGATGCGAATGACACGGATAAACTGGCCGCGTACCAGACTCTGTTCGAAGTGCTGGTCACCCTGTCCAAAGCACTCGCTCCCAGCATCCCGTTTCTCAGTGAGCGAATCTACCAGAATCTGGTCACCAGCTGGGATGACAGTGCTCCAAACAGTGTGCATCTTTGTGACTATCCCCTGTGTGACGACTCGCTGCTGGATGAAGAACTCAACTTCCGTGCTCTACAGGCCCAGATCGTCGTCAAACTGGGGCATAAGTTACGCGATGAATCCAACCAGCGCGTGCGTCAGCCTCTGGCGGAACTCCGATTCGCCTGTCAGACAGCGCAACAGTCTGAGGCCATCGAAAGTCTGGCCAATACCATTGAAGAAGAGTTGAATATCAAACAGGTCACGCGCTGCGAAAACCTGGACGATCTGGTCAGCTACACGTACAAACCGAATTTGAAAACACTGGGCCCCAAATACGGCAAGCTGCTCGGCATGCTCCGAAAGGATCTGCCCGAAGTCGGAGACGCGGTACTCGGCCCGCTCAGACGTGGTGAATCGGTCTCGCTCGAAATTTCCGGTAACCAGATTGATCTGGAACCCGAAGATGTGTTAGTCGGAACCGAACAAGCGGCCGACTGGGTTTGCTCCGATGATCAAGGAATCCAGATTGCGATTTCCACCAAGCTCACGCCTGAACTGGAAAAAGAAGGCATGGCCCGCGATTTTGTGCGGCAGGTTCAACAACTTCGCAAAGAAGCCGACCTGGAAATTGAAGACCGGATCAAAGTCTACTTCAACTCTAATGGCGCAACCGAAGTCGAACAGGCCGTCTCGACCTGGTCTGATTACATCCTGGGAGAAACACTGGGAGATCAACTGAAACCGTCAGACAGTGCAGCGGACACCAAAGAAGTCACGATTGGAAATTCCAAAGTCGGAATTCGCATCGAGAAATCATAA
- a CDS encoding aldo/keto reductase, whose product MDYRNLGKAGVRVSPVCLGTMMFGGPTNESDSIAIMHKAIDLGINFFDTANMYSTGGSEIVVGKALADRREKVILATKGRAPMGDGPNDAGASRVHLMRELDNSLKRMGTDYVDLYYVHTPDYQTPIEETLRALDDMVRSGKVRYIACSNFRAWRLAEALWTSDVRNLYSFSCVQPLYNIMNRDIEVELMPLCQEKGIGVVSYSPLARGILTGKYRKDQPFPEGSRASRNDKRMNEAELRDVSIELSQEIADYCDKKGVSMTNFALAWCLANPILTSIIIGPRTMEQFDDNMGCLDVEITAEDEAFIDSLVPPGEHSGKGFQDPQYPVTGRGK is encoded by the coding sequence ATGGATTACCGCAACTTAGGAAAAGCTGGCGTACGCGTCTCTCCCGTTTGTCTGGGAACAATGATGTTCGGCGGACCCACTAACGAATCAGACTCGATCGCCATTATGCATAAAGCCATCGATCTTGGCATCAACTTCTTCGACACCGCAAACATGTACAGCACCGGTGGATCAGAAATCGTTGTGGGAAAAGCCCTGGCGGATCGACGTGAAAAAGTCATTCTGGCAACCAAAGGACGCGCCCCGATGGGAGACGGCCCCAATGATGCCGGCGCCAGCCGCGTGCACCTGATGCGAGAATTAGACAACAGCCTCAAACGAATGGGAACCGATTACGTCGATCTCTACTATGTCCATACCCCCGATTATCAGACACCGATTGAAGAAACACTTCGCGCCCTGGACGACATGGTCCGGTCCGGAAAAGTCCGCTATATCGCCTGTTCCAACTTTCGTGCCTGGCGATTGGCGGAAGCACTCTGGACCAGCGATGTACGCAACCTCTATTCGTTCAGCTGTGTGCAACCCCTGTATAACATCATGAACCGGGACATTGAGGTCGAATTGATGCCCCTCTGTCAGGAAAAGGGAATCGGCGTCGTCAGTTACAGCCCGCTTGCCCGGGGAATCCTGACCGGAAAATACCGCAAAGACCAACCCTTCCCCGAAGGGAGTCGCGCTTCCCGTAATGACAAACGCATGAACGAAGCGGAACTCCGTGATGTCAGCATTGAACTCTCGCAGGAAATTGCCGACTACTGTGACAAAAAAGGCGTTTCCATGACGAATTTTGCCTTGGCCTGGTGTCTGGCAAATCCGATTCTCACCTCAATTATTATCGGCCCCCGCACAATGGAACAATTCGACGACAACATGGGTTGCCTGGATGTGGAAATCACCGCCGAAGACGAAGCCTTTATCGATTCGCTCGTTCCCCCGGGAGAACACAGCGGCAAAGGATTCCAGGATCCTCAATATCCGGTCACAGGACGAGGGAAATAA